One genomic window of Nakamurella panacisegetis includes the following:
- a CDS encoding type II secretion system F family protein, with the protein MISYAGLVLMYLSLAAAVAAVWSGGPRISPDRRTQPGAVDRPSPLAKPSARLIAAVDGGLRRSGWQVKVKAALDSAGKNVQPGDFVMLLMVGMLVAVVAGLVLGLGAGCVLLALVVPVVAKVGLGYLAGRRRAAFADQLDDSLQLLAGSLRAGHSLLRAVDAVSREAEEPTSIEFSRILNETRVGRELGDSLEDTADRMRSDDFSWVAQAIAIHREVGGDLAEVLDTVGHTIRERNQIRRQVKALSAEGRLSGIVLILLPIGVSGFLMMTNPGYLSKLTGSVLGWGLISAAVILVVVGALWLRKVVSFRF; encoded by the coding sequence GTGATCTCCTACGCCGGGCTCGTCCTGATGTACCTGAGCCTGGCCGCCGCCGTCGCCGCGGTCTGGTCCGGCGGGCCTCGGATCTCACCAGACCGCCGCACCCAGCCGGGGGCCGTCGATCGGCCCAGTCCGTTGGCCAAGCCGAGCGCACGTCTGATCGCGGCCGTCGATGGGGGCCTGAGGCGTTCGGGTTGGCAGGTCAAGGTCAAGGCCGCCTTGGACAGCGCCGGCAAGAACGTCCAGCCAGGCGACTTTGTGATGCTGCTGATGGTCGGGATGCTGGTAGCGGTCGTTGCCGGGCTCGTCCTCGGGTTGGGGGCCGGTTGTGTCCTGCTCGCGCTGGTCGTACCCGTCGTGGCCAAAGTGGGCTTGGGGTATCTGGCCGGCCGCCGCCGGGCCGCCTTCGCCGACCAGCTGGATGACTCCCTGCAGTTGCTCGCCGGCAGCCTCCGGGCCGGGCACAGCCTGCTCCGCGCGGTCGACGCGGTGTCCCGGGAAGCGGAAGAGCCCACGTCGATCGAATTCAGCCGAATTCTCAACGAGACACGCGTCGGCCGCGAATTGGGTGATTCGCTGGAGGACACCGCGGACCGTATGCGCAGCGACGACTTCAGTTGGGTGGCGCAGGCCATCGCGATCCACCGGGAGGTGGGCGGTGACCTGGCCGAGGTTCTGGATACCGTCGGCCACACCATCCGGGAGCGCAATCAGATCCGGCGACAGGTGAAGGCGCTGAGTGCTGAGGGGCGCCTGTCCGGGATCGTGCTGATCCTGTTGCCGATCGGTGTCTCGGGCTTTCTCATGATGACCAATCCGGGCTACCTGTCCAAGCTGACCGGATCGGTCCTGGGCTGGGGCTTGATCAGCGCCGCCGTGATTCTGGTGGTGGTGGGCGCCCTGTGGCTCCGCAAGGTCGTCTCCTTCCGGTTCTGA
- a CDS encoding PPA1309 family protein — protein MASNNIPAGSDPVDPASLIPPAQAPYWWEDPDLAAAVAEVEEFVGSAGWDAAPQMFALVRTADLAAAQPGLAAALADSGVFTPIAQEVLPPGDLSEALSTISWPDEVAGCVLVQEIVVLPPSAVATRAEGSPERAQDLLPGEADAEGSPTSAANTATTRAEGSFRESNDVEITAEEAAAHPDRVEARLAAGVLRDGKGGACLLRVRGKDDATPLRGGDLAPNLLRALHATFED, from the coding sequence GTGGCTTCCAACAACATTCCGGCCGGATCCGACCCCGTGGATCCGGCTTCGCTCATCCCGCCCGCGCAGGCTCCCTACTGGTGGGAGGACCCCGACCTGGCGGCGGCTGTCGCCGAGGTCGAGGAATTCGTCGGCAGCGCCGGGTGGGATGCCGCTCCGCAGATGTTCGCCCTGGTCCGGACGGCCGATCTGGCGGCCGCCCAACCCGGTCTGGCCGCTGCCCTGGCCGACTCCGGCGTCTTCACCCCCATCGCGCAGGAGGTGCTGCCGCCCGGGGACCTGTCCGAGGCCCTGTCGACGATCTCCTGGCCCGACGAGGTGGCGGGCTGTGTATTGGTGCAGGAGATCGTCGTGCTCCCGCCGTCAGCGGTCGCGACGCGGGCCGAAGGCTCGCCGGAGCGGGCGCAGGACCTGCTGCCGGGTGAGGCCGACGCGGAAGGCTCACCGACCTCGGCCGCGAACACCGCCACGACGCGGGCCGAAGGCTCGTTCCGGGAGAGCAACGATGTCGAGATCACGGCGGAGGAAGCCGCCGCCCACCCGGATCGCGTCGAGGCCCGACTGGCCGCCGGCGTGCTGCGGGACGGCAAGGGCGGAGCCTGCTTGCTGCGGGTACGGGGCAAGGACGACGCGACGCCGCTGCGGGGCGGCGACCTGGCACCGAATCTGCTGCGGGCCCTGCACGCGACCTTCGAGGACTGA
- a CDS encoding type II secretion system F family protein: protein MAPIVLAAALTFALGVGIASWVVLTPADPAREEVLANAIGGLRPADGAAGSTPRRNPSGGLARHLTGGKAVARLERLSALAGRPPAWTLGRLMGARLILPAVGAALSALFVEAGPSTGRYLLAVLVTVVAHFLPDLLLYSRGQERQAAMGLELADTLDQMTIAVEAGLGFEGAMLRAAKNGRGPLAEELIRTLQDMQLGQSRREAYLALANRTSVPDLRRFLRAVIQADLYGIAIAGVLRTQAHEMRMKRRQAAEEKAMKIPVKVIFPLMLCILPALFIVLLGPVAIEMAKNFK, encoded by the coding sequence ATGGCCCCCATCGTGCTGGCCGCAGCGCTCACGTTCGCCCTCGGTGTCGGCATCGCCAGCTGGGTCGTCCTGACGCCGGCCGATCCGGCCCGGGAAGAGGTACTGGCCAATGCGATCGGTGGCCTGCGCCCGGCGGACGGAGCGGCGGGCTCGACCCCGAGGCGCAACCCGTCCGGTGGACTGGCCCGGCACCTCACCGGCGGCAAGGCGGTCGCCCGGCTGGAACGACTGTCCGCCCTCGCCGGCCGTCCCCCGGCCTGGACCCTCGGCCGGCTGATGGGCGCGAGGCTGATCCTTCCGGCGGTGGGCGCCGCCCTCAGCGCCCTGTTCGTGGAGGCCGGCCCCTCGACCGGACGCTACCTGCTCGCAGTGCTGGTGACGGTGGTGGCCCACTTCCTGCCGGACCTGCTGCTGTACAGCCGCGGCCAGGAGCGGCAGGCGGCGATGGGGCTGGAACTCGCCGACACCCTGGATCAGATGACCATTGCGGTCGAAGCCGGCCTTGGCTTCGAAGGCGCCATGCTGCGAGCGGCCAAGAACGGCCGCGGCCCCTTGGCCGAGGAACTCATTCGCACGCTCCAGGACATGCAGCTCGGGCAGTCCCGCCGGGAGGCCTACCTCGCGTTGGCCAACCGGACGAGCGTTCCGGACCTCCGGCGCTTCCTCCGGGCGGTGATCCAGGCGGACCTCTACGGCATCGCCATCGCCGGCGTGCTGCGGACCCAGGCGCACGAGATGCGAATGAAACGACGTCAGGCCGCCGAGGAGAAGGCGATGAAGATCCCGGTCAAGGTCATCTTTCCGCTGATGTTGTGCATTCTTCCGGCTCTGTTCATCGTGTTGCTCGGGCCGGTCGCGATCGAGATGGCCAAGAACTTCAAATAG
- a CDS encoding CpaF family protein, which translates to MNLSDRLQAVRVGPTAPPSRTARTTGTATTPAVRRPTPEAAVAPPVDALGKLKERASKALFERMGARLNDVTLAEDQLHALVREELGHVVEKESVPLTPDERQRLLREVSDDVLGYGPLQRLLDDPSVTEVMVNGPEMIFVERNGKLFRTTARFGSEEHLRRVIERIVSRVGRRIDESSPMVDARLADGSRVNAVIPPLAFSGSSLTIRKFAKDPYQVEDLVAFGTLSPEMAELLQACVAARLNIIVSGGTGTGKTTLLNVLSSFIPEGERIVTIEDAVELQLQQEHVVRLESRPPNIEGKGAVTIRDLVRNSLRMRPDRIVVGECRGGESLDMLQAMNTGHDGSLSTVHANTPRDALSRLETLVLMAGMDLPLRAIREQIASAVNVFVQLSRLRDGSRRVTHVTEVQGMEGEVVTLQDAFVFDYSAGMDSSGRFIGRAIPTGVRPRFTDRFRDLGITLSPSVFGVPSGRSR; encoded by the coding sequence ATGAACCTGTCGGATCGTTTGCAGGCGGTGCGCGTTGGGCCAACGGCCCCGCCCAGTCGCACCGCGCGGACAACCGGGACGGCGACCACACCGGCCGTCCGGCGCCCTACTCCCGAGGCGGCCGTGGCACCGCCCGTCGACGCTCTCGGCAAGCTCAAGGAACGCGCGAGCAAGGCCCTGTTCGAGAGAATGGGCGCCCGGCTCAACGACGTCACGCTCGCCGAGGACCAACTCCATGCGCTGGTGCGGGAGGAACTGGGCCACGTCGTGGAGAAGGAGTCGGTTCCGCTCACCCCGGACGAGCGGCAGAGGTTGCTGCGGGAGGTCAGTGACGACGTTCTCGGATACGGGCCACTGCAGCGACTGCTGGACGATCCGTCGGTCACCGAGGTGATGGTGAACGGCCCGGAGATGATCTTCGTGGAGCGCAACGGCAAGCTGTTCCGCACCACGGCGCGGTTCGGCTCGGAAGAGCATCTGCGACGGGTGATCGAGCGGATCGTGTCGCGGGTGGGCCGCCGGATCGACGAGTCATCCCCGATGGTGGACGCCCGGCTGGCCGACGGATCGCGGGTCAACGCGGTCATTCCGCCACTGGCCTTCAGCGGATCCTCGCTGACCATTCGGAAGTTCGCCAAGGATCCCTACCAGGTCGAGGATCTCGTGGCCTTCGGCACGCTGTCGCCGGAAATGGCGGAGTTGCTGCAGGCCTGTGTCGCCGCCCGGTTGAACATCATCGTCTCCGGTGGCACCGGCACCGGTAAGACCACTCTGCTCAACGTGTTGTCGTCGTTCATCCCCGAGGGCGAGCGCATCGTCACCATCGAGGACGCGGTCGAACTACAGCTGCAGCAGGAGCACGTGGTGCGGCTGGAATCCCGCCCGCCGAACATCGAGGGCAAGGGTGCGGTCACCATCCGGGACCTGGTCCGCAACTCCCTGCGAATGCGCCCCGACCGGATCGTGGTCGGTGAGTGCCGTGGCGGCGAGAGCCTGGACATGTTGCAGGCCATGAACACCGGTCACGACGGCTCCCTGTCCACCGTGCACGCCAACACGCCGCGCGACGCCCTCTCCCGGCTGGAGACCCTGGTCCTGATGGCCGGGATGGACCTGCCGCTGCGGGCCATCCGCGAGCAGATCGCTTCGGCGGTCAACGTGTTCGTCCAGCTGAGCCGGCTGCGTGACGGTTCCCGTCGAGTCACCCACGTGACCGAGGTCCAGGGCATGGAGGGCGAAGTGGTGACGCTGCAGGACGCATTCGTGTTCGACTACTCGGCCGGAATGGACAGCTCCGGCCGCTTCATCGGTCGCGCTATCCCGACGGGTGTCCGCCCCCGGTTCACCGACCGCTTCCGCGACCTCGGCATCACGCTGTCGCCCAGCGTGTTCGGGGTGCCGTCCGGGCGGTCCCGGTGA
- a CDS encoding helix-turn-helix transcriptional regulator, with protein MTAGHGDHERVADQLTTDKSDDPLAGAGVLADDDSWISDGTLATSAYAAVVLQVPSTTIVASTDAARTLLDPSGQGIIGRSFEDFMSDSPTGGIDLLSRGVITGYEASRQLSRRPQSDPKVHMWVRRFVHRSSSRYVLVVMIAGEGDRADPRPRGGPDARAVVGTVDADLLIDRISGEAESLFGWPFSALLGRSLISLVTEQDVPRCLSAIGEASATQRGVNVYLQVQVGDRSAMPTGRAIGCEALILPLHPAPTCAFVLLPARSGLPRAPITEDLPTILRRLGRGIEVAELTRGRVARVTERSVPGVSRLTTRELQIVDLLLRGDRVPSIAGQLFLSKSTIRNHLTSVFAKLGVNSQQGLLHRFREADPLETR; from the coding sequence GTGACGGCGGGGCACGGTGATCACGAGAGGGTGGCCGACCAATTGACGACGGACAAATCCGACGATCCACTGGCCGGAGCCGGCGTCCTCGCCGACGACGACTCCTGGATTTCCGACGGCACGTTGGCCACCAGTGCCTACGCCGCGGTGGTTCTGCAGGTGCCATCGACGACAATAGTGGCCTCCACGGATGCAGCGAGGACCCTGCTCGATCCGTCGGGCCAGGGCATTATCGGGCGCAGCTTCGAGGATTTCATGAGCGATTCACCGACCGGTGGAATAGACCTGCTTTCCCGGGGGGTCATCACCGGTTACGAGGCCAGCCGCCAGTTGAGCCGTCGGCCGCAATCGGATCCGAAGGTCCATATGTGGGTACGCCGGTTCGTGCACCGATCGTCGTCGCGGTATGTCCTGGTGGTGATGATCGCCGGCGAGGGGGACCGCGCCGACCCCCGGCCCCGCGGTGGACCTGATGCACGCGCCGTGGTCGGGACGGTTGACGCCGACCTGCTGATCGATCGGATCAGCGGTGAGGCCGAATCCCTTTTCGGCTGGCCCTTCTCGGCCCTGTTGGGCCGCTCCCTGATCAGCCTCGTTACCGAGCAGGACGTGCCGCGCTGCCTGTCGGCCATCGGCGAGGCGTCGGCCACCCAGCGGGGAGTGAATGTCTACTTGCAGGTACAGGTGGGGGATCGGTCAGCCATGCCGACGGGGCGAGCGATCGGCTGCGAGGCGCTGATCCTGCCGTTGCACCCCGCGCCCACCTGTGCATTCGTGTTGTTGCCGGCCCGGTCTGGCTTGCCTCGCGCACCCATCACGGAAGACCTTCCCACCATCCTGCGGCGACTGGGCCGAGGGATAGAGGTCGCCGAACTCACCCGTGGCCGTGTCGCCCGGGTCACGGAAAGATCAGTCCCGGGAGTGAGTCGTCTGACGACGCGAGAGCTGCAGATCGTGGATCTCCTGCTCCGCGGCGACCGGGTGCCCTCGATCGCCGGTCAGTTGTTCCTGAGCAAGAGCACCATTCGCAACCACCTGACCTCGGTCTTCGCCAAGCTGGGGGTCAACTCCCAGCAAGGGCTCCTGCACCGATTTCGGGAGGCCGATCCACTCGAGACGCGTTGA
- a CDS encoding EAL domain-containing protein: MTNPDEQRQWRSARHYLGLPDSLTGRLQPILTLAARTLGFRAAMINILDEHDQHSIAVLDGGHADVVPRSDSICDLVVRSSGPIVVSDARTDQRFAHRPALASGRWVSYAGFPLWGRESQPVGAICVVDDEVHVFPDDQLARLEQFGRVVEDQLDLIRRLREQRMGVTVATGELASALTAGQIVPWYQPIIELSNHRVVGFEALARWVHPDGTVSEPNSFIPLAEDSDLIIDMDLAVMRRALIDLKVWQQTDPTLRMSVNISSRHFDSEDWLASLLAVTLSAGVSPASVDLELTETARLSSRHGDGTFVRQMQACGFQVWLDDFGTGWSSLEYLLRLPADGLKIDRMLSLALGTPIGDALVRSVTDLTRRLGMRTTIEGLEAPAAVGRARELGALNAQGFFFSAAVPAAEIPALRSRLAQQRGLVDPIPNPLETANDDMHAPATDRTHPGATDRPVVDGLTTAVLDALPDATAVLNHEGVIVAVNRAWRTFSLDNGGSEETNGVGVSYLDVCRRAGEQGSGDARKVATGLRSVLAGALPEPELEYPCPSSTERKWFMLRITRLGGPLQGVVVSHVDITRRKMAEEQLQHAASHDPLTGLANRVLFHKRLAKSLTTGRAQETAWDVGLLHIDLDGFRAINDTFGHDVGDEVLRTVADRLRALARPGSTVARLGGDEFAILSPRATRADLTVLSRQVEMALMGAHHVAGRTLCAGGSIGVHLARAGDDAAVVLEHADRTMNQAKHLRRVAI; this comes from the coding sequence ATGACGAACCCTGACGAACAGCGGCAGTGGCGGTCGGCTCGGCACTATCTCGGTCTGCCGGACAGCCTCACCGGGCGCCTCCAGCCCATCCTGACGTTGGCCGCCCGCACGCTGGGTTTCCGCGCCGCGATGATCAACATCCTGGACGAGCACGATCAACATTCCATCGCGGTCCTCGACGGGGGTCACGCTGATGTGGTTCCACGCTCGGATTCGATCTGTGATCTCGTCGTGCGCAGTTCGGGGCCCATCGTGGTCTCCGACGCCCGAACTGACCAGAGATTCGCTCACCGTCCGGCGCTCGCGTCCGGTCGGTGGGTGTCCTACGCCGGGTTCCCGCTGTGGGGCAGGGAGTCCCAACCGGTGGGAGCCATCTGCGTCGTCGACGACGAGGTCCATGTCTTCCCCGACGATCAGCTGGCCCGGTTGGAGCAGTTCGGCCGGGTGGTGGAGGATCAGCTGGATCTCATCCGGCGGTTGCGGGAGCAGCGGATGGGCGTCACGGTGGCCACCGGTGAGTTGGCCAGCGCGCTGACTGCCGGGCAGATTGTTCCGTGGTACCAACCCATCATCGAACTGTCCAACCACCGGGTCGTCGGGTTCGAAGCTCTGGCCCGATGGGTTCATCCGGACGGCACGGTGTCCGAGCCGAACAGTTTCATCCCACTGGCCGAGGACAGCGATCTGATCATCGACATGGACCTGGCGGTCATGCGGCGGGCCCTCATCGACCTGAAGGTCTGGCAGCAGACTGATCCCACGCTGCGGATGAGCGTGAACATCTCGTCGCGGCATTTCGACAGCGAGGACTGGTTGGCATCGCTGCTGGCCGTCACGCTCTCGGCCGGGGTGTCTCCCGCATCGGTGGATCTGGAGTTGACCGAGACTGCTCGACTGTCGTCGCGGCATGGCGACGGGACGTTCGTCCGGCAGATGCAGGCGTGCGGTTTCCAGGTGTGGTTGGACGATTTCGGAACCGGTTGGTCCTCGCTCGAATACTTGCTGCGACTGCCGGCGGACGGACTGAAGATTGACCGCATGCTTTCCCTGGCGTTGGGAACGCCAATCGGAGATGCCCTGGTGCGGTCGGTGACCGATCTGACGCGCCGGCTGGGGATGCGTACCACCATCGAAGGTCTCGAGGCACCGGCCGCGGTCGGCCGCGCGCGTGAGCTGGGAGCACTCAACGCCCAGGGATTCTTCTTCTCGGCCGCCGTTCCGGCGGCCGAGATCCCTGCTCTGCGAAGCCGGTTGGCTCAGCAACGAGGGTTGGTCGATCCGATCCCGAATCCGCTGGAAACAGCCAATGACGACATGCACGCGCCCGCCACCGACCGAACCCATCCCGGAGCCACCGACCGTCCGGTCGTGGACGGGTTGACGACGGCCGTCCTCGATGCCCTCCCGGATGCAACGGCGGTCCTGAACCATGAAGGGGTCATTGTCGCGGTGAACCGCGCCTGGCGGACGTTCTCACTCGACAACGGCGGATCGGAGGAGACGAACGGGGTCGGCGTGAGCTACCTCGACGTCTGCCGGCGAGCAGGAGAGCAGGGCAGCGGGGATGCGCGGAAGGTGGCCACGGGCCTGCGCTCGGTGCTGGCCGGCGCGTTGCCGGAACCGGAACTGGAGTATCCATGCCCGTCCTCGACGGAGCGAAAGTGGTTCATGCTGCGGATCACCCGCCTCGGCGGCCCGCTCCAGGGGGTTGTCGTGTCGCACGTCGACATCACCCGACGGAAGATGGCCGAGGAGCAGTTGCAGCACGCTGCCTCCCACGATCCCCTGACGGGACTGGCGAACCGCGTCCTGTTCCACAAGCGACTGGCCAAGAGCTTGACGACCGGCAGGGCCCAGGAAACAGCGTGGGATGTCGGCTTGCTCCATATCGATCTGGACGGCTTCAGGGCCATCAACGACACCTTCGGGCACGACGTCGGCGATGAAGTCCTGCGCACCGTGGCCGATCGATTGCGCGCACTGGCCCGACCGGGCAGCACCGTGGCCCGCCTCGGTGGAGATGAGTTCGCCATCCTGTCACCGCGAGCGACCCGCGCCGATTTGACGGTGCTGAGCCGGCAAGTGGAGATGGCTCTGATGGGAGCCCATCACGTCGCCGGGCGAACCCTCTGCGCCGGCGGCAGCATCGGAGTGCACCTGGCCAGAGCGGGTGACGACGCCGCGGTCGTGCTCGAGCACGCCGACCGCACCATGAACCAGGCCAAACACCTGCGCCGAGTGGCCATCTGA
- a CDS encoding UPF0182 family membrane protein: MRPPIGMPSMSKRSKRVLITLVALVVLAILWFQFVGVFVDWLWFGEVGYRQVWTTEIVSKIVLFLIGGIGAGGVVFLALNTAYRSRPVFVPSGEVDPLSPYRTVVSSRPKTFVFAISILVGLICAFSTQGDWQTVQLWLHAVSFGKSDPQFGHDVGFYVFTLPFLQMIISWLFALAALSFFAVLVTQYLYGGLRFSGPGRRITSQASLQLSLLVGVFVLVKAIQYWFDRYALLFSNRGGKFTGASYTDVNAVLPAKIILMVIAAICAVGFIVGAFLRSVKLPAIALALLVLSSVLIGGVWPLILQQVVVNPNGITKEPPYIAKNIAATRAAYDIGSDKVKYVNYSDETSSTPLTATGNPTISNARLLDPNILSSTFTQNEQQKNFYGFADPLSVDRYTDPKTGKTQDYIVAVRELNTAGLTGDQTNWIQEHMVYTHGNGFIATPANQVGSDGYPVFSGNVSDVSNSGTIKVTQPRIYYGSQATTYAIVGSDSPNSNREYDTDSTSYTYAGSGGVKLDNLFDRLVFATHYGEANFLFSSEINGNSKIMYNRDPLDRVRKAAPFLTTDSNPYPAVVDGKIVWIVDAYTTAQNYPYSQSVSLASSTTNSQTTGTGAQANTDVSYIRNSVKATVDAYTGAVTLYSVDDADPVLKAWEGVFPNLIKPSSDISTDLRAHFRYPQDLFEIQRKLLTQYHVDSPVDFFQNSNYWDVPADPTEAGNTAAQPPYYQQIALPGQTSTSFQLTSALTIYQRQFMAAFVSASSDPKTYGDLTVLQLPQNTQTPGPVLIQQAFNSNQAISNFVTTRQTSGRSQVIYGNLLTLPTDNGLLYVEPLYIKGVSTSASPQLGQVLVWYANRVGYGTTLADALQVAAASAPTPITGTGTGTSSGSSTSSGSATLSSSSSPSTPVVLPSDQAQALSAMDAANKALATAKASGDLGKIGAASQALEDAVNNYLKLAGTSLTTPSTTSAAPTATATSPTG, from the coding sequence ATGCGGCCCCCGATCGGCATGCCGAGCATGTCGAAGCGATCCAAACGAGTCCTCATCACGCTGGTCGCGCTCGTCGTGCTGGCCATTCTGTGGTTCCAGTTCGTCGGTGTGTTCGTCGACTGGCTCTGGTTCGGCGAGGTCGGATACCGGCAGGTCTGGACGACCGAAATCGTCAGCAAGATCGTGTTGTTCCTGATCGGCGGGATCGGTGCGGGGGGAGTGGTGTTCCTGGCCCTCAACACGGCCTACCGCTCCCGGCCGGTGTTCGTGCCGTCGGGCGAGGTGGATCCGCTGAGCCCCTACCGGACCGTGGTCAGCAGCCGGCCCAAGACCTTCGTCTTCGCCATCTCCATCCTGGTCGGTCTGATCTGTGCCTTCTCCACCCAGGGGGACTGGCAGACGGTGCAGCTGTGGCTGCACGCAGTGTCGTTCGGGAAGTCCGATCCGCAGTTCGGGCACGACGTCGGCTTCTACGTCTTCACCCTGCCCTTCCTGCAGATGATCATCAGCTGGCTGTTCGCGCTGGCGGCGCTCAGCTTCTTCGCGGTCCTGGTCACCCAGTACCTCTACGGCGGACTGCGCTTCTCCGGGCCCGGCCGGCGCATCACGTCTCAGGCCTCGCTGCAGCTCTCGCTCCTGGTCGGGGTGTTCGTCCTGGTCAAGGCGATCCAGTACTGGTTCGACCGGTACGCCCTGCTGTTCTCCAACCGCGGGGGAAAGTTCACCGGCGCGTCCTACACGGACGTCAACGCCGTGCTCCCGGCCAAGATCATCCTGATGGTGATCGCGGCCATCTGCGCCGTCGGGTTCATCGTCGGTGCGTTCCTGCGGAGCGTGAAGCTCCCGGCCATCGCATTGGCCCTGCTGGTGCTGTCGAGCGTGCTGATCGGCGGTGTCTGGCCCCTCATCCTGCAGCAGGTGGTGGTCAACCCGAACGGCATCACCAAGGAGCCGCCGTACATCGCGAAGAACATCGCCGCGACCCGGGCGGCCTACGACATCGGTTCGGACAAGGTCAAGTACGTCAACTACTCGGACGAGACGAGCTCGACCCCGCTGACGGCGACCGGCAATCCCACCATCTCGAACGCTCGGCTGCTGGACCCGAACATCCTGTCCTCGACGTTCACCCAGAACGAGCAGCAGAAGAACTTCTACGGCTTCGCCGATCCGCTGTCGGTCGACCGCTACACCGACCCGAAGACGGGCAAGACCCAGGACTACATCGTGGCCGTCCGTGAACTCAACACCGCGGGGCTGACCGGCGATCAGACCAACTGGATCCAGGAACACATGGTCTACACCCACGGCAACGGCTTCATCGCGACCCCGGCCAATCAGGTCGGCTCCGACGGATACCCGGTGTTCAGCGGGAACGTCTCCGACGTGTCCAACTCCGGGACCATCAAGGTGACCCAGCCGCGGATCTACTACGGCAGCCAGGCCACCACCTATGCGATCGTCGGATCCGACAGCCCCAACAGCAACCGCGAGTACGACACCGATTCGACGTCGTACACCTACGCCGGGAGCGGCGGCGTCAAGCTGGACAACCTGTTCGACCGGTTGGTGTTCGCCACCCACTACGGCGAGGCGAACTTCCTGTTCTCCTCGGAGATCAACGGCAACTCCAAGATCATGTACAACCGTGATCCGCTGGACCGGGTCCGGAAGGCGGCGCCGTTCCTGACCACCGATTCGAACCCGTACCCGGCCGTGGTCGACGGCAAGATCGTCTGGATCGTCGACGCCTACACGACGGCCCAGAACTACCCCTATTCGCAGAGCGTCTCCCTGGCCAGCAGCACCACCAACTCGCAGACGACCGGCACCGGCGCGCAGGCCAACACCGACGTGTCCTACATCCGCAACTCGGTCAAGGCCACGGTGGACGCCTACACCGGCGCCGTGACGCTCTACTCGGTGGACGACGCGGACCCGGTCCTGAAGGCCTGGGAAGGTGTGTTCCCCAATCTGATCAAGCCCAGCTCGGACATCAGTACCGACCTGCGCGCCCACTTCCGCTACCCGCAGGACTTGTTCGAGATCCAACGCAAGCTGTTGACCCAGTACCACGTGGACTCGCCGGTCGACTTCTTCCAGAACTCCAACTACTGGGATGTCCCGGCCGATCCGACGGAGGCCGGCAACACGGCGGCCCAGCCGCCGTACTACCAGCAGATCGCGCTGCCCGGCCAGACGAGCACCAGCTTCCAGCTGACCAGTGCGCTGACCATCTATCAGCGTCAGTTCATGGCCGCGTTCGTCTCGGCCAGCAGCGATCCGAAGACCTACGGTGATCTGACCGTGCTGCAGTTACCGCAGAACACGCAGACACCCGGGCCGGTGCTGATCCAGCAGGCGTTCAACTCGAACCAGGCGATCAGCAACTTCGTCACGACCAGACAGACCAGCGGCCGATCCCAGGTCATTTACGGGAACCTGCTGACCCTGCCGACGGACAACGGCCTGCTGTACGTCGAGCCGCTGTACATCAAGGGCGTGTCGACCAGTGCCTCGCCGCAGCTGGGGCAGGTGCTGGTCTGGTACGCCAACCGGGTCGGCTACGGCACCACCCTGGCCGATGCGCTGCAGGTGGCGGCGGCCAGTGCCCCGACGCCGATCACCGGGACCGGCACCGGGACGTCGTCGGGCAGTTCGACTTCGTCCGGCTCGGCCACCCTGTCCAGTTCGAGCAGTCCGTCGACCCCGGTCGTCCTCCCCTCCGACCAGGCCCAGGCGTTGTCGGCCATGGACGCGGCCAACAAGGCCCTGGCCACGGCCAAGGCATCGGGTGATCTGGGCAAGATCGGTGCCGCCAGCCAGGCGCTGGAGGACGCCGTGAACAACTACCTGAAGCTGGCCGGCACATCGCTGACCACACCTTCGACGACATCGGCGGCCCCGACGGCGACCGCCACCAGCCCCACCGGGTAG